Proteins co-encoded in one Candidatus Poribacteria bacterium genomic window:
- a CDS encoding DUF58 domain-containing protein, giving the protein MQSQSEGRRFLNPSILARIGNLELIAKFVVEGFISGLHKSPYHGFSVEFAQYRQYMPGDDTKHIDWKAYARTDRYYIKQFEEETNLNCYLLLDTSESMAHPVDDVPETDATDQGTAGQTLTKLQYSSYLIGSLAYFMAKQRDAIGFAYFDDTLHQYFPARSSTSHLHSILLTLETLQTAKTTRMGMPLHQVAERLTKRGLVLFISDLYDENQEEVISGLEHLRYEGHEVIVFHVLAQQEIDFTNFETGRSSEALIRFIDSENDNEIITTPQAIQESYLNNFNAFLDTYRLALRQADIDYNLITTATPIDFALASYLAKRQGIL; this is encoded by the coding sequence ATGCAAAGCCAGTCAGAGGGACGCAGATTCCTAAACCCATCAATTCTTGCCCGAATCGGAAATCTTGAATTAATTGCTAAATTCGTCGTTGAAGGTTTTATTTCAGGTCTCCATAAAAGTCCGTATCATGGATTTAGTGTCGAATTTGCCCAGTATAGACAGTATATGCCCGGCGATGATACCAAACATATAGATTGGAAAGCCTATGCTCGGACTGATAGATACTATATCAAGCAGTTTGAGGAGGAAACCAATCTCAATTGCTACTTGCTTTTGGATACCAGCGAGTCTATGGCGCACCCGGTAGATGATGTACCCGAAACCGATGCTACGGATCAGGGAACAGCTGGACAGACCTTGACAAAACTGCAATATTCCAGCTACCTGATCGGGTCACTTGCCTACTTTATGGCAAAGCAGCGGGACGCTATTGGGTTCGCTTATTTTGATGACACGCTGCATCAGTATTTCCCCGCAAGGAGTAGCACGTCACACCTGCATTCTATCTTGCTCACATTGGAAACCTTGCAAACCGCAAAAACCACCCGAATGGGAATGCCGCTGCATCAAGTCGCAGAACGCTTGACGAAGCGCGGTTTAGTGCTTTTTATCTCGGACCTTTATGATGAAAATCAGGAAGAGGTTATCTCTGGTTTGGAGCATCTCCGATATGAGGGGCATGAAGTAATTGTTTTTCACGTCCTCGCACAGCAGGAAATTGATTTCACTAACTTTGAGACAGGACGAAGTTCCGAAGCTCTTATCCGTTTTATTGACTCGGAAAATGACAATGAGATTATCACGACACCACAAGCGATTCAGGAGAGTTATCTGAATAATTTCAACGCATTTCTTGATACCTACAGGCTTGCACTACGACAGGCCGATATTGATTATAACCTGATAACCACAGCGACACCGATTGATTTCGCACTCGCTTCCTATCTTGCAAAACGGCAAGGGATTCTTTAG
- a CDS encoding BatA domain-containing protein translates to MFGLGFLAPLFVAAGVIGASIPIILHLLNRERARRLIFSTVRFIQMSHQTNVRRHKLKRWLLLLMRILILALLGVAFARPFFAAAPVITQKIGGKRNAVIILDTSYSMQYEEVFKDAKEEGTKILGGLDSTDAACLILSSDKARVVAPLGSEFSHLRSALNTAEVTYEPTDYLDALQTANEILESIPIGQKQVYLISDMQKRGWENFIETDKLNPDVQVEFINVGIEQPKNLAITGISVPPVILNEQQASHLVARVHNYGDEPVENLPVRLFIDENMIQTVQLDIEPDDLADAVFNIDFQDEATHTGWVELPEDGLAVDNKRYFTLQSLQSIKVHAVGNSSRTRSSFQKPETFFMEMAFTAGSDAVPIDFSESTTIPNAATLARTDVLILADVARFSSNEADRIKTYVASGGGLIVTVGDNFDADVYEQHLGGEAGLMPCNFVQAVGDAFDRQQFRVLATVKYEHPIFAPFKEPNHGDFGKARFYRVFQTVPTADATVIATYDDGSPALFEKSYGDPRALSTTGTPGRVLCFTSTIDREWNDLPIRAVYLPFLHETIKYLALKDVETRPDYRVGDSIELDVETERGGGQRDRVLAIFNPNSIETRLQSEQNNTTTSVFYTDTTIPGIYSIHASGEEARYFVINTEATESDLASRDVEELTSMLKGTVDESAEDKPTAELIAQYHEDVENRQDVWMYLMLAVFALAVTEMFLANRV, encoded by the coding sequence GTGTTTGGATTAGGATTTTTAGCCCCCCTATTTGTAGCAGCCGGTGTCATAGGCGCGTCAATTCCGATTATTCTACATCTGTTGAATCGGGAGCGTGCAAGGCGGTTGATATTCAGTACAGTGCGTTTCATTCAGATGTCGCATCAGACAAACGTCCGCCGACATAAACTGAAACGTTGGCTACTCCTACTGATGCGTATTCTGATATTGGCACTCCTCGGTGTAGCGTTTGCGCGACCTTTTTTCGCTGCAGCCCCTGTCATTACACAGAAGATTGGGGGGAAACGAAATGCTGTTATTATTCTCGATACCTCCTATAGTATGCAGTATGAAGAAGTCTTCAAGGATGCCAAAGAAGAAGGAACCAAAATTCTGGGTGGGCTTGATTCAACCGATGCAGCGTGCCTCATCCTTTCATCGGACAAAGCACGTGTTGTCGCGCCTCTCGGTTCAGAATTCTCGCATCTCAGGTCGGCTTTAAATACCGCGGAAGTTACCTATGAGCCCACGGATTATTTGGATGCCTTGCAAACCGCAAATGAGATTCTTGAATCTATTCCTATTGGGCAGAAGCAGGTTTATCTCATCAGCGATATGCAAAAGCGGGGTTGGGAAAACTTTATCGAGACGGACAAACTCAATCCTGATGTCCAAGTTGAGTTTATTAATGTCGGCATCGAACAGCCCAAGAATCTCGCTATTACGGGGATCAGTGTACCACCTGTTATTTTGAACGAGCAGCAAGCGTCGCATCTGGTCGCTCGCGTCCACAACTACGGCGATGAACCTGTTGAAAATTTACCCGTTCGCCTTTTTATAGATGAAAATATGATTCAAACCGTCCAGCTCGACATTGAACCAGACGACTTGGCAGATGCTGTCTTCAATATTGATTTCCAAGACGAAGCGACACATACAGGGTGGGTTGAACTTCCAGAAGACGGACTTGCAGTTGACAACAAACGCTATTTCACCTTACAGAGTCTACAGTCTATCAAGGTTCATGCTGTCGGTAACAGTTCTCGGACGCGCAGCTCGTTTCAAAAACCAGAGACCTTCTTCATGGAAATGGCGTTTACAGCCGGAAGTGATGCCGTTCCAATTGATTTCAGCGAATCGACAACTATTCCCAATGCAGCGACGCTTGCACGCACCGACGTGCTTATCCTTGCCGATGTTGCGCGGTTCTCTTCAAATGAAGCGGATCGCATAAAAACTTACGTCGCATCAGGCGGCGGCTTGATTGTGACAGTGGGTGATAATTTCGATGCTGATGTCTATGAACAACACCTCGGCGGTGAGGCGGGCTTGATGCCGTGCAATTTCGTTCAAGCCGTTGGGGATGCCTTTGATCGCCAACAGTTTCGGGTCCTTGCAACTGTGAAGTATGAACATCCAATTTTTGCACCCTTTAAAGAACCAAACCATGGTGATTTCGGGAAAGCACGGTTTTACAGAGTTTTTCAAACCGTCCCGACAGCAGATGCAACCGTCATCGCGACTTATGATGATGGGAGTCCTGCACTTTTTGAAAAATCTTACGGCGATCCCCGCGCGCTATCCACTACGGGGACCCCAGGACGTGTTCTCTGCTTTACCTCAACGATAGACCGCGAGTGGAACGATCTCCCAATTCGTGCCGTTTATCTGCCTTTCTTGCATGAGACGATTAAATATCTCGCACTCAAGGATGTAGAGACACGTCCGGATTATCGCGTTGGTGATAGCATCGAACTTGATGTTGAAACTGAGAGGGGTGGGGGTCAACGCGATCGAGTACTTGCGATCTTCAACCCAAATAGTATTGAAACTCGCTTGCAGTCCGAGCAAAATAACACCACTACAAGCGTCTTTTATACAGACACGACGATACCGGGTATCTATTCTATCCATGCATCCGGCGAGGAGGCTCGCTATTTTGTCATCAACACTGAGGCAACAGAATCTGACCTCGCCTCGCGTGATGTGGAAGAACTTACGAGTATGTTGAAAGGGACTGTGGATGAATCCGCGGAGGACAAACCTACCGCAGAACTCATCGCACAGTACCACGAGGACGTTGAGAACAGACAGGATGTCTGGATGTATCTCATGTTAGCGGTCTTTGCTTTGGCGGTAACAGAGATGTTTCTTGCAAATCGTGTTTAG